ATGTTATTTAAATCTACAGTTCCATTAGCCGTTGCCTTATTCCCATCCACATCTTCCAACACTAGGTCATCAATGGCTATTACGCTATTCTCAACAGTTACTCGATCATTTAGTGTGTAAGCAGTCTTTAAGTAATTAACAGTTAACTCTCCCTTGTTAAAGGAAACTTCACCATTAATTCCAGGCTTTTCAAATTTACCCTTAACAGTTAAATCTGCAGATATATTACCCTTCAAGTTGGAAACTAGTTTCTTAACAAATGGTTCTAAAATGGTCAATTTAGTGTCATCCATTTTAACGTTAAGATCAATAGATTTTTCCTTTAAATCTAAACCACCAGTTATTTTGAAGGTTTCTTTACCATCGGCCAATATTTGGGTATAAATATTAGCAACATTCCTAGTTTGGTCATAAGATGATGTATCTGTTAAACTGCCAATATAAATGTTGTTTAGCGTTAAAGAGTCAATCCTTAAGCTGTCTGATATTTTTGGAGATTGCATTACATCGTACAACCTGGTTTTACCATTTATATTTCCAGAAAGTGTTACACCTAGCGTCTTAACGAATGGGTTTAATGTTTTGAGGCTAAAGTTTTCAAATCCAACAACCAATAAATCCTTAGGGTCATTTGATAAAATCCCATCAACTTTTACCAACTGTTTGTTGTTGCTCAAGGAGAAGTTATTGATTTCGGTTTTGCCATTGTTAAAGTTGATACGAACCTTCTCTTGTATGCTCCAATCTTCGCTGTTTATTTTTAAGTTGGAAGGAAGTATACTGATTTTTGCCGTAGTATCAGATGCAAATTCCACAAGGCCGTTTAAGTCCAGCTGGTTGGCATCATCAGCATTTGATAGTTTAACGTTTAAAGAAAGACTATCATTTCTTAATACATTGGTTAAGTTGACGTTCTTTATAAACAAGCTGTCATTAAGGTCTACCCTGTCTGCTGTAATAATGGCTTGCAATTGCTTGTCAGTTGTATTCTCGTCTATAATGATGTTGTTGGCGATGATTCCTTTATAAGTTAACTTGTTTATAAAACCATTCAAAGTTGCCTTATTATTTCTCGAGTCAAAAGAGCCCACCAAAATTGCTTGGTCATCTAGTTCTAAACCAGGCACCAAAAGTTCTGCAATAGGTTCGAACCGTTTTATTTTTAAGTTGAAATCAAATATTTGCGTCTTGTAATTTACGATATCTGCTTTTAGGGAAGGAATATAGGTTTTAGCAATCGCTTTGTAGTAAGATACGATGGTGTTTAAGTCGTATTGCCCTTTTATACTCGCATCGAAAATATCCGATTTTATGGTTAAACTTCGGTCGATACCTAGTCCATTGGCGGTAAGTTGAACCGAATCGATGTTGTAAATCCCTTTTTTATTATTGAGTGTTATTTTTTGGATGGAAAGATTTCCTTGGATATTATCTAAGTTATCTCCAGAGAAGTTGGTGCTAAATTCAGCATCAACCATTAAGGAATCTTTGTAAAGTTTTAGTTTTTTCAGCTTTGCTTTTTTAATGCTTGCCTTAAAGTTAAATACAGGGAGTGTTGGATTTAAGTTAACGCCACCATCAAAAGCCAGTTGTACATTTTTATCATTAATGCTTAGGTTTCCATCAAAATATTTTTTGTCGAATGTCCCATTGATTTTAACATTTTGATACCTATAACCATTAAAATCTATGTAAGATACATTTCCTTTTAACTCCTCTGTCAATGATTTAACTTCAATTCCCTTTCCTTTAACGTATAGTTCAGAAGTTATTCTTCCTAAGGTTTTTTCATTCAATAGTTCGCCCAGGTTAAAGTCGTAAGTTTTAACATTTCCAGTATAAGAAGGAATTCCATTCTTATCAATCTTCATGTTCACATCAGACTTAAACCTGCCAAGCTTAGTTTTAAATTCGCCATAGGCGATAAAATCATTCTGGAAACCAGAGAAAGTTCCATTAAAGTTTACGTTCCCAAATTTGTTTACAATTATTGGAATCGATTTTATTTTCTTTCCTGCTATGTCCGTTAAAATTTCATCTAAATCCTTTTTATTGGTGCCAGCCATCTCAATCTTCATGTCCATAAAGGTTTGTTCGAAATCTGGCAGCCCTTTCAAGGTAAAGTCACCTTTAATGTAAGTTGCTTTTCCAGCCTTGATAGATAGTTTTTTCGCTTTTAAATCCCTAACGTAGCCTGTGATTTTACCATCAATATCAATGTCTAATTTCATCTTTTTTAATTCAGGCGTGAAATAGGCAATATCTGATGAAGCAATGTGACTATCCTTAAAGTTCGCGTTCATTCTAACTTTGTCTACGAAGTTGTTGAAATCCCTAAATCGCTCAAACTTCATTTGAAAATAGTTTGTTAGCTTGGTTTTGTTGGTAACCAACATTAAGTTTTGTAGCTCAATAGCATTGGTGTCTATTGATGCTAGCGTGCTAAGGTTTTTTAAGTTGAAACCGCTTTTTTCCTTAAATGTTAGGTTTTTAATGTTGGCTTGAATTACGTGTTCCCTAGTATTTAAACCCTCAAAAATCCCATTCAACTTCGTTAAGCTGATATCGTCAAAATTTATCCCATTGATAATGGTGTCTTTCTTTAAGTTTTTGTATTTAAAGGCAATGTTGTTTAATATGATTCTATCAAACAGAAACTGAAATTTTTTTCTTTTAGGTCTATTTCTTGGGGCCGGGCTGTCAAAATAATCTATAATGAAATCTAAATTTGAAGAACCATCTTTATGGTCTTTTAAAAAAAAGGAACCATTGTTAATTTGTACCGTATTTACATCAAGTATTCTCTCTTTTAAGGATAGCTTGTTCAAATCAACCAAAAATTTAGGGAAATTGGCGAGTGTATCTTTCTGTTGGTCTAAAACAACTAGATTTTCTAGCACTACAGATTTAAATGGTTTAACATATAAACCACCAATAGTTATGGTCGTTTTTAATTCTTTAGATAAATAAGCAGCTGCTTTTTTTGCCACATAAGTCTGCACTGGCTTAAACTGGAGTGAAAATGTGATTATAGCAAGCAACAATATAATTGATGCAACAACCCAAAGCAGTATTTTTAATAGTTTTTTAATAGTTTTGTAGCTTAATAATTATAAACGTGCCTGTCATACTTGCTATCGAATCATCATGTGATGAAACTTCTGTTGCTATTTGTAACAACGGCAAAATTACTGCCAATGTTATTGCAAACCAAACAATTCATGAAAATTATGGGGGTGTAATACCAGAATTAGCATCAAGGGTTCATCAACAAAATATAGTGCCTGCTGTTCAGCAAGCTTTGGCAATTGCTAAAGTTAGCAAAAATGAGCTAAACGCAGTTGCATTTACTCGTGGTCCTGGGTTATTGGGTGCATTATTGGTAGGCGTGTCTTTTGCTAAATCTTTTGCACTTGCACTAGATTTGCCATTAATTGCTGTTAACCACATGCAGGCTCATATTCTGGCGCATTTTATTGATGAGCCAACACCTAATTTTCCATTTTTATGCCTTACAGTTTCTGGTGGTCACACCCAAATTGTATTGGTTAAAGATTACTTTGATATGGAGATAGTTGGTGAAACATTAGATGATGCGGCAGGAGAGGCATTCGATAAGACAGCTAAAATCTTACATCTTCCTTATCCTGGGGGACCTCTAATTGATAAATATGCACAACAGGGAAACCCTTTTGCATTTAAATTTCCTGAACCACAAATACAAGGATTGAATTATAGTTTTAGTGGTTTTAAAACTGCAATTTTGTACTTTATAAGAGACAAGCAAAAAGAAAACCCGCAATTTATTGAGCAAAATTTAAATGATATTTGTGCGTCTGTTCAATATAGCATCGTTAATATTTTATTAAACAAGCTCAAAAAAGCAGCCAAGCAATATGATATTAAAGAAATTGCAATTGCTGGTGGAGTTTCTGCTAACTCTGGGTTAAGAAATTCGTTACTGGCAATGGAAGAAAGTTTAGGTTGGAAGGTGTATATTCCAGCTTTTCAATATTGTACTGATAATGCGGGTATGATTGCCATTGCAGGTTATCAGAAGTTTTTAGCAGGAGAATTTGTAGGGCAAGATGTTTCGCCAATGGCGAGAATGAATTTTTAAATTATAGTATTATGGGAGCAAATAGTTTTATATTTTTCGGGTTGTTATTAATTCCGTTAATCATCTTTTTAGTATGGATGATTAAACAGGATAAAAAAAGAAATTATTTAGGATTAGTTCTTTTAGTGGTGGGGATTATTATTGCAACTTATACCATCATCACATTAGATAAAAAATTCTTGAAGAATAATGCTGATGCAGCACCAAAATCTTCAAGTTTTAGATAAAAAAAATGAGAAATCTATCACCATTATATTTTAGCGATAGATTTCTCTGCAATGATCTTTTATGAAATAGATGAGTTTTCTATATCTTCTCCTCTAATTTATCGCCTGTTACTTCAGCTCTAATTTTAGCTTCTATTTCTTCAGATAATTCTGGGTTGTCTAATAATAAAGTTTTAACAGCATCTCTTCCTTGTCCAAGTTTAGTTTCTCCATAAGAGAACCAAGAACCAGCTTTTTTAATGATGTTAAAATCAACACCTAAATCGATAATTTCTCCAGTTTTAGAAATACCTTCTCCAAACATGATATCAAATTCAGCAATTCTAAAAGGCGGTGCCACTTTATTTTTAACGATTTTAACTTTAACCCTATTTCCTGAAACTTCATCAGAATCTTTAATTTGAGAAGTTCTGCGGATGTCTAAACGTACAGAAGCATAAAACTTCAATGCATTACCACCGGTGGTAGTTTCTGGATTGCCGAACATCACGCCAATTTTTTCACGTAATTGGTTGATGAAAATACAGCAGCAGCCAGTTTTTGAAATCGTACCTGTTAATTTACGTAATGCCTGACTCATTAAACGAGCTTGTAAGCCCATTCTGCTGTCACCCATTTCACCTTCAATCTCTGCTTTTGGTACTAATGCAGCAACCGAGTCGATAACAATAACATCAATTGCGCCAGAGCGAATTAAATTATCAGCGATTTCTAAAGCTTGTTCCCCATTATCTGGTTGAGAAATTAAAAGATTATCTACATCAACCCCTAATTTTTTTGCATAACCTTTATCGAATGCATGCTCTGCATCGATAAAAGCAGCAATGCCGCCTTTTTTCTGTGCTTCTGCAATAATATGTGTAGCCAACGTCGTTTTACCAGAAGATTCTGGTCCGTATATTTCTATCACACGTCCTTTTGGAACACCGCCAATACCTAAGGCGATATCTAAACTGATTGAACCAGTAGAAATTGAGTCAATGGCTTCAACAGCT
The sequence above is drawn from the Pedobacter frigiditerrae genome and encodes:
- a CDS encoding translocation/assembly module TamB domain-containing protein, with the translated sequence MLAIITFSLQFKPVQTYVAKKAAAYLSKELKTTITIGGLYVKPFKSVVLENLVVLDQQKDTLANFPKFLVDLNKLSLKERILDVNTVQINNGSFFLKDHKDGSSNLDFIIDYFDSPAPRNRPKRKKFQFLFDRIILNNIAFKYKNLKKDTIINGINFDDISLTKLNGIFEGLNTREHVIQANIKNLTFKEKSGFNLKNLSTLASIDTNAIELQNLMLVTNKTKLTNYFQMKFERFRDFNNFVDKVRMNANFKDSHIASSDIAYFTPELKKMKLDIDIDGKITGYVRDLKAKKLSIKAGKATYIKGDFTLKGLPDFEQTFMDMKIEMAGTNKKDLDEILTDIAGKKIKSIPIIVNKFGNVNFNGTFSGFQNDFIAYGEFKTKLGRFKSDVNMKIDKNGIPSYTGNVKTYDFNLGELLNEKTLGRITSELYVKGKGIEVKSLTEELKGNVSYIDFNGYRYQNVKINGTFDKKYFDGNLSINDKNVQLAFDGGVNLNPTLPVFNFKASIKKAKLKKLKLYKDSLMVDAEFSTNFSGDNLDNIQGNLSIQKITLNNKKGIYNIDSVQLTANGLGIDRSLTIKSDIFDASIKGQYDLNTIVSYYKAIAKTYIPSLKADIVNYKTQIFDFNLKIKRFEPIAELLVPGLELDDQAILVGSFDSRNNKATLNGFINKLTYKGIIANNIIIDENTTDKQLQAIITADRVDLNDSLFIKNVNLTNVLRNDSLSLNVKLSNADDANQLDLNGLVEFASDTTAKISILPSNLKINSEDWSIQEKVRINFNNGKTEINNFSLSNNKQLVKVDGILSNDPKDLLVVGFENFSLKTLNPFVKTLGVTLSGNINGKTRLYDVMQSPKISDSLRIDSLTLNNIYIGSLTDTSSYDQTRNVANIYTQILADGKETFKITGGLDLKEKSIDLNVKMDDTKLTILEPFVKKLVSNLKGNISADLTVKGKFEKPGINGEVSFNKGELTVNYLKTAYTLNDRVTVENSVIAIDDLVLEDVDGNKATANGTVDLNNIDDPTINVKLTATNFMALNTTSKDNSIYYGKAYATGNFSFQGPTNNMLIEIDAKTEKGTVFNLPLNSSETVSDRDFINFVSKDTAQVVKKKTSFDGLKMNFKLRVDPNSTANIYTILGKLSGKGNAELELNINSGGDFEMKGDYIIETGIFDFTAQEVINKRLEIRQGGTIRWTGNPTTAQINLKAIYALRASTADLYTAANRDQSSASDERVQTEVEMGLTGLLLQPDIKLDIFFPANPAKKEEFQSYFNDGNNLNTQALSLIIQRRFAPGTGKENLGQQLGSVGTSTATELIFNQINNVLSSLNLNFVDINIQSTNEASATFKLLNDRIVINAGIVDRNKSSTDYSLGFSNNVGREVEILALIKKDGTLVGKLANKPPTQQSIFQNPGVSANANVTSLGLIYTQQFDTFGEFIQKITGKYRREQKKKEAEKKEKVNKEAILNESKKNNPRR
- the tsaD gene encoding tRNA (adenosine(37)-N6)-threonylcarbamoyltransferase complex transferase subunit TsaD translates to MPVILAIESSCDETSVAICNNGKITANVIANQTIHENYGGVIPELASRVHQQNIVPAVQQALAIAKVSKNELNAVAFTRGPGLLGALLVGVSFAKSFALALDLPLIAVNHMQAHILAHFIDEPTPNFPFLCLTVSGGHTQIVLVKDYFDMEIVGETLDDAAGEAFDKTAKILHLPYPGGPLIDKYAQQGNPFAFKFPEPQIQGLNYSFSGFKTAILYFIRDKQKENPQFIEQNLNDICASVQYSIVNILLNKLKKAAKQYDIKEIAIAGGVSANSGLRNSLLAMEESLGWKVYIPAFQYCTDNAGMIAIAGYQKFLAGEFVGQDVSPMARMNF
- the recA gene encoding recombinase RecA; its protein translation is MNPNAEKLKALQLTLDKLEKSYGKGSVMKLGDAAVEAIDSISTGSISLDIALGIGGVPKGRVIEIYGPESSGKTTLATHIIAEAQKKGGIAAFIDAEHAFDKGYAKKLGVDVDNLLISQPDNGEQALEIADNLIRSGAIDVIVIDSVAALVPKAEIEGEMGDSRMGLQARLMSQALRKLTGTISKTGCCCIFINQLREKIGVMFGNPETTTGGNALKFYASVRLDIRRTSQIKDSDEVSGNRVKVKIVKNKVAPPFRIAEFDIMFGEGISKTGEIIDLGVDFNIIKKAGSWFSYGETKLGQGRDAVKTLLLDNPELSEEIEAKIRAEVTGDKLEEKI